From the genome of Thiobacter sp. AK1, one region includes:
- a CDS encoding helix-turn-helix domain-containing protein has translation MASKETELSACVRKAVHDYFKHLDGEQPGGIYDMVIGCVEKPLIETVLVYAQGNQTRAAELLGINRNTLRKKMQAYKIK, from the coding sequence ATGGCATCCAAGGAAACCGAGCTTTCCGCCTGCGTGCGCAAGGCCGTTCACGATTATTTCAAGCATCTGGACGGCGAGCAGCCCGGCGGCATCTACGACATGGTGATTGGCTGCGTGGAAAAACCCCTCATCGAAACCGTGCTGGTCTATGCCCAGGGGAACCAGACGCGCGCAGCGGAGCTGCTTGGTATCAACCGCAACACCCTGCGCAAGAAGATGCAGGCCTACAAAATCAAGTGA